One Stratiformator vulcanicus genomic window, ACCGAATCCGGCTCTTCCGACAGATCGAACGCTTTGCGGGCCTGCGGGCTCGACATCAGCCGGAAAGCGGCTTCGAAGTTCTCGTTCATCAAGTTCGCATTTTCGGTCGCCTCGAAGGTGGAGACCGTCTCGTCGACGATATCGCGCAGGCGCCGCCGGCGGTTGAGTCGGACCTCGCCGATCTCCTGCGGCGGGAGCAGGTCGGGCACTTTGAAGTTCGGTTTGGAAGGATCGGCGTTGAGGGCGAACGGATCGTAGCGTTTGCCGAGGAAGCCACCCGCTTGACCGTTGGGCAGGTTTCCGCCGCCGCGACCCATCTTCTCGGGCAGCACGACGAACGGCGGCAGATCCGATTTGCGACCTTTCAAATAACTCACGACCGCCCCGGCGTGAGGTGACTCGACTCCGCCGGTGAACTGTCGGCCGGTTTGAAGCATCTGCCAACCGGAGTCGTGGACCGCGGCCCCGGTGTGATGTGCCGAACGAACGAGCGAGAACTTGTCGGCGATCTTGGCGTGCTCGGGGAGAATCTCCGAGATCTCGACGCCGTCGGCGACGGTTTTGATCGGCTTGAACGGACCGCGGATTTCAGCGGGGGCCTCCGGCTTCATGTCGAACAGATCGACCTGACTGGGTGCCCCGAGGTTGAAGATCATGATGCACGAGTTGTTGTCGTGCCCGTCTTTCACCTTCCCTTGGGCCTGTGCGGCCATCAAATGCGGCAGCGACAGGCCGATGGCCCCGAGCGTGCCGACTTGCAGAAAATCGCGGCGTGTGGTGCCGTTACAATTGTGAGTGGAGCCGCGTCCGGTGAAACTGAGCATGGCAAAGGCCGTTTCGGCTGACTGATGGCATGGAGCAGGCGCGAGCGATCCTCACGCGATGGCGAACTGCGATCGCGGGAACGCATCAGCGTATGCCAATAATCTAGTCGCCGACGGCCTGTT contains:
- a CDS encoding DUF1501 domain-containing protein; amino-acid sequence: MLSFTGRGSTHNCNGTTRRDFLQVGTLGAIGLSLPHLMAAQAQGKVKDGHDNNSCIMIFNLGAPSQVDLFDMKPEAPAEIRGPFKPIKTVADGVEISEILPEHAKIADKFSLVRSAHHTGAAVHDSGWQMLQTGRQFTGGVESPHAGAVVSYLKGRKSDLPPFVVLPEKMGRGGGNLPNGQAGGFLGKRYDPFALNADPSKPNFKVPDLLPPQEIGEVRLNRRRRLRDIVDETVSTFEATENANLMNENFEAAFRLMSSPQARKAFDLSEEPDSVRDRYGRNRFGQCCLLARRLVENGVRFVTVNAFLTVFDEVTWDIHGSKPFTSIEGMKNVVCPMYDQAYSALISDLSERGMLDDTMVCNLAEFGRTPRVNPAGGRDHWPQCFTVYFAGGGVQGGQVVGASDPVGGVPADRPVEPADIVATIFHSLGLDLDTTLPGPAGRPFPIVDFGAEAIHELF